The Devosia sp. MC521 genome segment GGCTATCGCAACGCTTGGGTCTGAACTTGGATGACCTGCGCATCCGCGCCCTTGATAACGGCCCGCGCACCATTTCCGCCAATTCTGCTGCGCTCTCCCAAGTGCGTCAGCCAGAGGGTGGCATTTGGACGGTGCTGACGGCCGCCGATAGCGCGGTCCTGCTCGAAGGCTCTGAGCGGATGTTGGTCGTTGACAACTGGCGAAAAATTTCTGGCCGCATCAGTGAAGTGGCCCGCAATGCCGATGGTGTCCAAGTCGTTCCGTTGAGCAATCACACCCTTGTGAACACGCAGCCATTTTCTTTCGCTAACATGCGCCTTGTCGCTGCGAACTGGTTCTCTGGCAATATTCTGTTCTTTGCCGTGGCAATCATGGCCATGGGCGTCTTGCTCATGTTCGCAACGTCGTTTGTTCTGAATGCCGTAGGACGCCGAGAATGAAGTGTCTGCCGCTCGTTGTTCTGGCTTTTCTAGGACTTGCTGTCATGCCAGCCGTCGCTAAAAGCCCACAAATCCACGCCGACGAATGGCGCCTGTATCTCGATAGTTATGTCGAGCAGAACGGCCGCGTCATTGATCGCGCCAATGGCAGTATCAGCCATAGCGAAGGGCAGGGCTATGGCATGATCTTGGCGGTCCTCGCCGATGATCGCGCCAGCTTTGAACGGATTTGGTCCTTCACCGATACCGAGTTGCTGATCCGCAATGATGGCCTGGCTGCATGGCGCTGGGAGCCGACCGCCGATCCGCATGTCTCGGACACCAATAATGCCACCGATGGCGATATTCTGATCGCTTATGGTCTGCTGCTCGCCGCTGAGCAGTGGTCGGACGACGCCTATCGCCAACGTGCGCTCGCCATCATACAAACGGTCGGCCGCACGATGATCGTGCCGAGTGAGGCCGGTCCTGCCATCTTGCCGGGTCAATATGGCTTTATCCCTGAGGACGGTTCGTCTCCGATCCTAAACCCGTCCTATTGGGTGTTTGAGGCGCTTGATCTCTTTGCCAAGGTCGATAGCTCCACCGATTGGGCCGCAATCTCCAAGGCTGGTCTTGATATCCTGCGCCGTGCCGCGGTGAGCAAAGCCGGTGTTCCCGGCGATTGGATCCAGCTAAAAAATGGTGGGGTGGTGCACGCACCCAACCATCCGGCTGAGTTTGGTTACAACAATATCCGTATCCCGCTCTATCTGATCCGCGCTGGTGCCAATCCCGGTTTTCTCGGCCCCATTCGACGCAGTGCGACAGGGGACACGCTGAATAAAATCAACGTCATTAATGGAGCGGCTGTGGAGCCAATTGGCGAGCCAGGCTATCGACTGATCGTTGCCGCCATTGATTGCGTGACAGCGCGCAAACCCATTCCGGTCGAATTACGCAGTTTGCAGGCAACCAGCTACTACGCTTCGACATTACAGTTGTTGCTGCTCGATCATTTGCGCCGCAATGAACCCTTATGCCTGGGCGGAGGCTATTGATGCGTTTTACTATTCCGCTTGTCATTATCGGGCTCATCGGCGGCGTTAGCTATGCTGTCGTGGCCGAGCAGGGCAAGCAGCGCCTCCCGCATGCCGATACACCCGTCCAAACTGTCGTTGCCCAAGCCGAGCCTGTGCCAATGCCACAGCCGAGCGCCGCCCCGGTCCCGCAAGGTCCGAAGGTCGATGAAACGGCATTGCGCTATTTCGCTCAGCAGGGCGACACCGAGCGCATGAACCGCGAAATCGAGCGTCTGCGCGCGCTTTATCCCAATTGGGAGCCGCCCGCAGACCCCTTGGCTCAAGACTTCTCACCAGATCGCGATATTCTTCGCATGTGGGAGCTGTTTAACGCTGGCGATTACGCGGGCACACGCGCCGCCATTGTCGCGCGTCAGGCGACCGATCCAAGTTTCGAGCCAACCCCGGACTTGCTCAAAGAGCTCAATCTGGCCGAGGCGCAGGTCAAGCTGCGCAACGCGTCCGATGTCGGTGAGCACCAGATTGTCATCACCGTGGCGGCCAATACCCCAGAGCTTTTAACCTGCGAGCGCATCGACAATCTTTGGCGCCTAGCTGATGCCTTTGTCGCCACCGATGCCGATGACCGCGCCATCGACGCCTATAAATACATTCTCACCAATTGCACATCTGCCGAAGAGCGCCTGTCGACCATTCAAAAAGCCAAGGCGCATTTTGACATTGCTCAGTTGAGCCCCCTTTTCGAGCTCGAAAAGAAGGACGCCAACGGCGTTGGCGAGTTTGAACCGCTGCGCCTTGATCTGGCCCGTGCGGCCATCGCCTCTTCGCTGGAAGTCGGCGGCGTACCGGTCTCGCCCGCCGACGTGGCTTTCTTTGAACGCTCTATAAATGAGCAATCCTCGGCAGAAGACCTGCGTCTCTTTGGCTTCTACAAGCTCGAACGCGCCCGCCCGAACGAAGCGCGCCGTCTGTTTGAACAGGCGCTCGAAAAAGACCCCTCAGAAGCGTCGGCCCAAGCGCTCGCCGCGGCTCTCTTGCAATTGCGCGATTATCGCGTCGCCGAGGAAATCCTCGCGCCCTATTCCGATCTCAGCGATGAGATGTCGGCCATGTATCTCGACGCCGTAGCTGCAGTGCTGTCGCTCGAACCCCGCGTGTCGCTCGATAGTGATGCTCTTGGACGCATGGTTGATGCCATTTCCTCGACCCGCAATGCCAATGCGGCGCAGGAAATGGGCTGGTATGCCTATGGTTTTGATCAGGTCACGACAGCCATCGAGTGGTTCACCCTCTCGCTGCGCTGGCAGCCAGATCTCGAAAAAGCCGCTTATGGTCTGCTCGTTGCCTCCAATGCTGCCGGCGACCTCAATACGGTTCAGGCGATCAAGGCCCAATGGGGCAACCGTTCTGAGCGCATTGCCGCATTCCCGCGCGTCGTCGACGGTTCGCGCCCCGATACGCAAACGGCGCCGGTACAGGACGTCGTCGCCAAACCGGTCGCTGCGCGTCCTGCCGCAACCCCAAGTTCTGCGCCGCGCACCGCTGCGTCTGGCACGTCCGGCTCCGGTGGTGGAGGCTCTCGCTCCTGTCAGAACCCAGTGCCTGCGGCGTCCCTTTCCCCCGGTGCAGCGCTTAGTCAGGCGTGGTGCCTGATGGGCCTCAACCGTCCGGCGCAAGCCGCTGAAGCCTTTGCACGCGCGCTCCAGTCTTCCGCTGCTGCCACACGCAGCGATGCCGCTTATGGTCAGTCGCTGGCCTATATGCGTATGGGACTGCCCGATAATGCCGCCGTTGCCGCCGCCTCAGCGCCGCTTCCAAGTGCCCGCGCTGTCGAGCTCGAAATCGGCATCATGACGCAAAAGGCCCAAACCGCTTATGCGGCGGGCGACTATGTCAAAGCGATTGAATATCTCAACCTGCGTGGCCAATACGCTCCAGAGCGCAATGACCTTCTGACCCTGCGTGCCTGGAGCTACTACCACATGAAGCTCTACCGCGAAGCGCGCCGCATTTTCAAAGCGGTGGCAGCCACAGGCTTTGGCGACGCTTCCGAGGGCCTACGTCTGTCTGAACAAGCCCTTATGATCTACTAGTTCGAGCGCAATTGCGTCTCGATCACTGTCACCCCCGCCTCCGCGCACAGCTGCCGGATTGCAGGGGGGCAGGCGTCCGTGATGAAGCTATGCGCTTGGCTCAAATGCCCAATTCTCACCGGCGCAGTGCGGGTGAACTTGGTCGAGTCGGACACCACGATGACATGGCGCGCATTGGCGATAATGGCTTGCGCGACCTTCACCTCACGATAGTCGAAGTCCAAGAGCGAACCGTCGCTATCGATGGCCGAAACGCCGATGACGGCAAAGTCGACTTTAAACTGACGGATAAAGTCGACCGCCGCTTCCCCCACGATGCCGCCGTCGGACGGGCGAACCACGCCACTGGCGATCACCACTTCAATGCTGGGCACAACCCGCAAGCGGTTGGCTACGTTGATATTATTGGTAATCACCATCAGCCCGCGATGCTCGCTCAGCGCTTGGCTCACGGCTTCGGTGGTCGTACCAATATTGATCAGCAGCGACGCATTGTCGGGAATGAGCTTAGCAGCAGCCTCCCCGATAGCGCGCTTTTCATTGGTCGCGATTTGTCGCCGCGCCTCATATTCAACATTCTCAACGCCTGAAGGGTGCATCGCCCCGCCATGAGTGCGCTTGAGCGAGCCTCTGTCACACAGAATATTGAGGTCTTTGCGGATCGTTTGAGGGGTCACGCCAAACGCTGCGACGAGGCTTTCAACGGTCACTTCACCCAGCTCGCGCGCGAGTTCTACAATTTTCGCTTGTCGCAGTGAGGGTGTCATCGGCGTGGTGTCCTTCTTTCGTTTTCTCCTTAAACGAAACCAACCGCTCCGTTAAGTCGATCTGTGCTTGCTCTCCTCTTCAGGTCATGAAATCCTAGTACTAGGAGGATGTTGAAATGACCGAAGTTGCGCACCGAATAGCTGTGTCTACATGGTCGCTCCATCGGCTGTTGGGCACCACCTATCCCCACGACCTCGATAGTAATGAGGTTACGGGGATGGCCGAAACATATGGTTCGGGCACCGAAACATTGCTCGGCCTGCCTTCGGTACTTGCCAATCATGGTTATAACCGGCTCGAGATTGTTTCATTTCATTTGCGCAGCCGAGACCCCATCTACCTTGCTGAATTGCGCGATCAGCTCAACATCGCCAAGGTCACGTTACAAACCCTGCTCATTGATGCAGGCGACATGACCGACCCAATCCATCACCAGCGCGATACCAATTGGATTGCCGGATGGGTGGAAGTGGCCAATGCTTTGGGCGCGCAAAACGCACGCGTCATTGCAGGTAAGCAAAAGCCTCGCCCCGAAACATTGGCGGCCTCATTGGCAGGCTTCAAAAATCTTCTCAAAGCCAACAGCGGCGAGACGCGCATCGTCACCGAGAACTGGTACGATCTGCTTTCAACGCCAGAAAGCGTCCACACGCTTCTCGATCGGCTGGATGGCCGTGTTGGCCTCTTGGCAGACTTCGGCAATTTTACTGGCCCCAATAAATACGCCGAACTCAAATCCATCTTCCCACGCGCAGAGTTGTGTCACGCCAAGGCCGATTTCATCGATGGCGTGCTCAATCAAGACGACTACGCTCAGTGCATCTCAATTGCTGAGGCAGCGCGATATCAGGGGCCCTATACACTCATCTTCGATGCGCGTGAGCCTTCGGAATGGCACGGCCTTGCTAAAGAGCGCGATTTCATCCTTTCCAGGTTGGAATGAGCGACAGTCATGGTACCGCCACATAGGGTTTTACCTGCCGCAGCCCAGAACCAGTGGATGGATGGGGCCCTGAGGGACGCAGTGCGTATCTTTGATCACCAGCCCTTCGGGATGATGCTGATCGAGGCAAGCGGTGCCATCGTGCATGCCAATCCCGCCTGTGCCGGCCTCCTGGGCCGTCAGTCATCAGATATGGAGGGTCGGAACCTGTCCGATCTCGTCCATCCCACTGACGATACCGCGCTAGGCCTACAGTTCGAGAGCTTGGTGCGCGGGGAAATATCGTCCCTGCATGGAGAACATCGCCTCAGCCACGCCGACGCCAACCCGATATGGGTTCTGGTCGCCGCACAGCGCTTTGAGGCGACATCTAAGGTGGCGTTGTTCATCCTGCAGCTCGCCAGTATCGACGTACAGAAAAAGGCCGAAGAAGCCCTCATCTATACCGAAAGGCGTTGGCGCTTTGCCCTCCAGAGCGCCCGTCAGGGCGTCTGGGACTATGACTACCGTACTGCCAGCATTTTCTATTCCGCCGCTTGGCGTCTGATGCGCGGCCTTGGTCCGGACGAATGGGTCGACGGCGCCACGGCTGCTTGGCATTCCCGCATTCACCCGGACGATCTGCCTGCGGTGAAAGCCAATATCGACCGTCAGGCTCAGAGCGATGAAACTTTCCAGGGCCTCGAATATCGTGAGCGCCGAAAGGACGGCTCCTATGTCTGGATTCTCAGCCGCGGTCGGGCCGTCGAATGGGATGAGGCCGGCGCGCCGCTGCGGACCATCGGTACTGATACCGACATCACCCATATCAAGATGGTCGAGCAGGAACTGGCTGAGGAAAAGGAGCGCCTGCGCATCATATTGGCCTCGGTGGCCGATGGCATGATCTCGGCCGATGCCGAAGGGCGGGTGGACTTCATGAACGCCGCTGCAGAGCATCTCACCGGCATTAGCGCTGCGGAAGCGCGCGGCCTGCCCGTAGGCGACGTGCTCAACCTCCAGGATCACGCCAGTGGTATGAAGATGGAATGCCCGGTGCAGGCCTGCCTTAAACCAGGCGCGGCCATCCGGGTGGAAGACGATGCCGAGCTCATCGGAACTGACGGCACGCCCCGCGAAATCCGCTGCACCGCCGCCCCCGTCATCGGTAGTGCCGATCAAGTCATTGGTGCCGTGCTGATTTTCCAGGATGTAACGCATAGTCGCACGCTGCAGCGCCAGCTGGCCCATACTGCCAGCCACGACCCACTGACCGATCTCACCAATCGCGCCGCCTTCGAGAAGGCGCTGGCCCGGTCGATTATTGCAGCGCGTGAGACCGAAAAACCGTCCTGCCTGATCTTCATTGACCTCGACCATTTCAAGCCGGTCAATGACACGGCCGGACACGCCGCCGGTGATGCGCTGCTGAAGATGGTCGCCAAGACCATTCGCGATTGCTGCCGGACCCATGACACAGTGGCACGCATTGGCGGCGACGAGTTCGCCATCATCCTCAATGGCTGCTCAAGGGAAAACGGCCTGCGGGTCGGCGAGAAGATCATCCGCGCCATCACAGCGCTTGCCTTTGAATGGTCAGGGCAGGTCCATCGTGTTTCAGCCAGCGCCGGTCTGACACTCATCACTTCGGGTCCCGCATCGGTGCTTGGCTTCATGGGCGAAGCCGATGCCGCCTGCTACGGGGCGAAGGCCGAGGGACGGGGCCGTATCGTCTGCTATGAGGACGGTTTGCCCGCTCAGCCGTAATAGACCGAGATCAACTGCCCGCCAATTTCGTGCACATTGATATCCATTTCATAAATGGGGTTGAGCACTTCCGGCTTGATGATCTCTTTGACCGTCCCCTGAGCGGCGACCTTGCCCAGCTTCATGGCGACGATATGGTCTGAGTACCAAGAGGCGAAGTTGATGTCGTGCAACACCAAAACTACTGTTTTGCCAAGGTCATCAGCGGCCTGACGCATTAGCTTCATCATGCCCATGGCATGCTTCATATCGAGATTATTCAGCGGTTCGTCGAGCAGCACATAGTCCGTGTCCTGCGCCAAAACCATCGCCACAAAAGCACGCTGCCGTTGGCCACCAGAAAGTTCATCAAGGAAACGCCCTGAGAGTGCCTCTAGGTCCAAGTACTTGATTGCGCGGTCA includes the following:
- a CDS encoding glycosyl hydrolase family 8 codes for the protein MKCLPLVVLAFLGLAVMPAVAKSPQIHADEWRLYLDSYVEQNGRVIDRANGSISHSEGQGYGMILAVLADDRASFERIWSFTDTELLIRNDGLAAWRWEPTADPHVSDTNNATDGDILIAYGLLLAAEQWSDDAYRQRALAIIQTVGRTMIVPSEAGPAILPGQYGFIPEDGSSPILNPSYWVFEALDLFAKVDSSTDWAAISKAGLDILRRAAVSKAGVPGDWIQLKNGGVVHAPNHPAEFGYNNIRIPLYLIRAGANPGFLGPIRRSATGDTLNKINVINGAAVEPIGEPGYRLIVAAIDCVTARKPIPVELRSLQATSYYASTLQLLLLDHLRRNEPLCLGGGY
- a CDS encoding cellulose synthase, giving the protein MRFTIPLVIIGLIGGVSYAVVAEQGKQRLPHADTPVQTVVAQAEPVPMPQPSAAPVPQGPKVDETALRYFAQQGDTERMNREIERLRALYPNWEPPADPLAQDFSPDRDILRMWELFNAGDYAGTRAAIVARQATDPSFEPTPDLLKELNLAEAQVKLRNASDVGEHQIVITVAANTPELLTCERIDNLWRLADAFVATDADDRAIDAYKYILTNCTSAEERLSTIQKAKAHFDIAQLSPLFELEKKDANGVGEFEPLRLDLARAAIASSLEVGGVPVSPADVAFFERSINEQSSAEDLRLFGFYKLERARPNEARRLFEQALEKDPSEASAQALAAALLQLRDYRVAEEILAPYSDLSDEMSAMYLDAVAAVLSLEPRVSLDSDALGRMVDAISSTRNANAAQEMGWYAYGFDQVTTAIEWFTLSLRWQPDLEKAAYGLLVASNAAGDLNTVQAIKAQWGNRSERIAAFPRVVDGSRPDTQTAPVQDVVAKPVAARPAATPSSAPRTAASGTSGSGGGGSRSCQNPVPAASLSPGAALSQAWCLMGLNRPAQAAEAFARALQSSAAATRSDAAYGQSLAYMRMGLPDNAAVAAASAPLPSARAVELEIGIMTQKAQTAYAAGDYVKAIEYLNLRGQYAPERNDLLTLRAWSYYHMKLYREARRIFKAVAATGFGDASEGLRLSEQALMIY
- a CDS encoding DeoR/GlpR family DNA-binding transcription regulator, whose amino-acid sequence is MTPSLRQAKIVELARELGEVTVESLVAAFGVTPQTIRKDLNILCDRGSLKRTHGGAMHPSGVENVEYEARRQIATNEKRAIGEAAAKLIPDNASLLINIGTTTEAVSQALSEHRGLMVITNNINVANRLRVVPSIEVVIASGVVRPSDGGIVGEAAVDFIRQFKVDFAVIGVSAIDSDGSLLDFDYREVKVAQAIIANARHVIVVSDSTKFTRTAPVRIGHLSQAHSFITDACPPAIRQLCAEAGVTVIETQLRSN
- a CDS encoding TIM barrel protein, which encodes MTEVAHRIAVSTWSLHRLLGTTYPHDLDSNEVTGMAETYGSGTETLLGLPSVLANHGYNRLEIVSFHLRSRDPIYLAELRDQLNIAKVTLQTLLIDAGDMTDPIHHQRDTNWIAGWVEVANALGAQNARVIAGKQKPRPETLAASLAGFKNLLKANSGETRIVTENWYDLLSTPESVHTLLDRLDGRVGLLADFGNFTGPNKYAELKSIFPRAELCHAKADFIDGVLNQDDYAQCISIAEAARYQGPYTLIFDAREPSEWHGLAKERDFILSRLE
- a CDS encoding diguanylate cyclase — its product is MRIFDHQPFGMMLIEASGAIVHANPACAGLLGRQSSDMEGRNLSDLVHPTDDTALGLQFESLVRGEISSLHGEHRLSHADANPIWVLVAAQRFEATSKVALFILQLASIDVQKKAEEALIYTERRWRFALQSARQGVWDYDYRTASIFYSAAWRLMRGLGPDEWVDGATAAWHSRIHPDDLPAVKANIDRQAQSDETFQGLEYRERRKDGSYVWILSRGRAVEWDEAGAPLRTIGTDTDITHIKMVEQELAEEKERLRIILASVADGMISADAEGRVDFMNAAAEHLTGISAAEARGLPVGDVLNLQDHASGMKMECPVQACLKPGAAIRVEDDAELIGTDGTPREIRCTAAPVIGSADQVIGAVLIFQDVTHSRTLQRQLAHTASHDPLTDLTNRAAFEKALARSIIAARETEKPSCLIFIDLDHFKPVNDTAGHAAGDALLKMVAKTIRDCCRTHDTVARIGGDEFAIILNGCSRENGLRVGEKIIRAITALAFEWSGQVHRVSASAGLTLITSGPASVLGFMGEADAACYGAKAEGRGRIVCYEDGLPAQP
- a CDS encoding ABC transporter ATP-binding protein; this encodes MIITSEVTKNYGSSCVVDGVTLELPQGGVTSIIGPNGAGKSTLLSMVSRLMAMDKGSVTIGGLDVTTAKSDDLAKRLSILRQDNHMTARLTVHDLVSFGRYPHSKGRLNVQDKEHIDRAIKYLDLEALSGRFLDELSGGQRQRAFVAMVLAQDTDYVLLDEPLNNLDMKHAMGMMKLMRQAADDLGKTVVLVLHDINFASWYSDHIVAMKLGKVAAQGTVKEIIKPEVLNPIYEMDINVHEIGGQLISVYYG